The Acidianus manzaensis genome has a window encoding:
- a CDS encoding succinate dehydrogenase flavoprotein subunit has protein sequence MEKLSYDAIVIGGGLAGLMAAHEIAVNGYKVAVISKVFPTRSHSSSAEGGIAAYIEENSDPNDNPDYMSYDTIKGGDYLVDQDAAELLSMRSGEIVRIMESWGTLFNRQPDGRVAVRYFGGQTYPRTRFVGDKTGMALLHALFQRVSGLDNIDFYNEWFSLDLVRDDKRIVGVVAMEMKSMNPVFFKAKAIVMATGGMGMLYAHSTNAYINTGDGYSMALRAGAALKDPEFVQFHPTALYPSDILISEAARGEGAILINNKGERFMQRYAPKKLDLAPRDIVSRSIITEIREGRGFPGGYVGLDLRHLGEEYIKERLALAYEAALSFSGVDATKEPIPVRPAQHYYMGGIDVDITGMNSDLIGLFAAGEAACVSVHGANRLGSNSLLETLVFGRETGRAVAKFLESHTEDSNSLDNEVDKIVDDAYKYTKSESGVHFGEILNKLRNVMWDEVGIYRDEDHLKDAISQINQLREMSKTMYVTDKSKTYNTEFFNALELRNMLDLAIVIAQSALNRKESRGAHFRTDYPQRDDDNWLKHTISYLKGNTVEITYKPVRMTKWKPEPRVY, from the coding sequence ATGGAAAAACTCTCTTATGACGCAATAGTTATAGGCGGTGGACTAGCTGGATTAATGGCTGCGCACGAAATAGCTGTTAACGGATACAAAGTTGCAGTAATATCAAAAGTCTTTCCTACTAGATCTCACTCGTCATCAGCAGAAGGAGGAATAGCAGCTTATATTGAAGAAAACTCTGATCCAAATGACAATCCAGACTATATGAGTTATGATACTATCAAAGGAGGAGATTATTTAGTAGATCAAGATGCAGCTGAACTCCTTTCAATGAGATCAGGAGAAATAGTAAGAATAATGGAAAGCTGGGGAACATTATTCAATAGACAGCCAGATGGAAGAGTAGCAGTAAGATATTTTGGAGGACAGACTTATCCAAGAACTAGATTTGTGGGAGATAAAACTGGAATGGCTCTACTTCATGCATTATTCCAGAGAGTTTCTGGATTAGATAACATAGATTTCTATAATGAGTGGTTCTCTCTAGACTTAGTAAGAGATGATAAAAGGATTGTAGGAGTTGTAGCAATGGAAATGAAGTCAATGAATCCAGTATTTTTCAAAGCTAAAGCTATAGTAATGGCTACTGGAGGAATGGGTATGCTTTATGCTCACTCTACTAACGCTTATATTAATACCGGTGATGGATATTCAATGGCTTTAAGAGCCGGAGCAGCGTTGAAAGATCCAGAATTTGTTCAATTCCATCCTACAGCATTATATCCTTCTGACATTTTAATAAGTGAAGCAGCAAGAGGAGAAGGAGCAATTCTAATTAACAATAAAGGAGAAAGATTTATGCAACGTTATGCTCCCAAGAAGTTAGATTTAGCTCCTAGAGATATAGTTTCTAGATCGATAATAACTGAAATAAGAGAAGGAAGAGGATTTCCTGGAGGATATGTAGGATTAGACCTTAGACATCTAGGAGAAGAATATATTAAAGAAAGATTAGCTTTAGCTTATGAAGCAGCGTTAAGCTTTTCCGGAGTCGACGCTACAAAAGAACCTATACCTGTGAGACCTGCACAACACTATTACATGGGAGGTATTGATGTAGATATAACTGGAATGAATTCAGATTTAATAGGATTATTTGCAGCAGGAGAAGCTGCATGCGTATCGGTTCATGGAGCAAATAGATTGGGATCCAATTCTTTATTGGAAACTTTAGTATTTGGTAGAGAAACTGGTAGAGCTGTAGCAAAGTTTTTAGAATCACATACTGAAGACTCTAACAGTTTAGATAACGAAGTAGACAAAATAGTAGACGATGCTTATAAATATACTAAAAGTGAATCTGGAGTTCATTTTGGAGAAATTCTGAATAAATTAAGAAATGTAATGTGGGACGAAGTAGGAATCTATAGAGATGAGGATCATTTGAAAGATGCAATTTCTCAAATAAATCAATTGAGAGAAATGTCTAAAACTATGTATGTCACAGATAAAAGTAAGACGTATAATACTGAATTCTTCAACGCCTTAGAACTAAGAAATATGTTAGACTTAGCTATTGTTATAGCTCAGTCAGCCTTAAATAGAAAAGAATCTAGAGGGGCTCATTTTAGAACTGATTATCCACAAAGAGATGACGATAACTGGCTAAAACATACTATCTCATATTTAAAAGGAAATACTGTAGAAATTACGTATAAACCAGTTAGAATGACTAAATGGAAACCAGAACCTAGGGTGTATTAA
- a CDS encoding HAD-IIA family hydrolase, with protein sequence MLDYDLIISDVDGVIVREGEPIWENIYALRKFVETGKKLILVSNNSGFSRVLLSRQLNYLGLNIDPNNIITSGLSAALYMKRKTKIKTVYVIGEEGLVEEMKNFEFNILSSYEIDTKNPDAVVLGLDRLSTYDKLSAGMRCIANGSKFIVTNMDRLWPSKDGLKLGAGALASSIIYALNKQPDFIAGKPNKWIIEVAMEISNIKDLSRVLVIGDQLETDIKMGNEIGADTILVLTGISKKEDVEKSGIKPKLIVENLTSLI encoded by the coding sequence ATGCTGGATTATGACTTAATAATTTCAGATGTAGATGGCGTTATAGTAAGAGAAGGAGAACCGATATGGGAAAATATATATGCGTTAAGAAAATTTGTAGAAACAGGAAAAAAACTTATACTTGTTTCTAATAATTCTGGATTCAGTAGAGTTCTATTATCAAGACAATTAAATTACCTAGGGTTAAATATTGATCCAAACAATATAATTACTAGTGGATTATCAGCAGCCTTATATATGAAGAGAAAGACCAAAATTAAAACTGTATACGTAATAGGAGAAGAAGGATTAGTAGAAGAAATGAAAAACTTTGAATTCAATATTTTATCTTCCTATGAAATAGACACTAAGAATCCAGATGCAGTTGTTTTAGGTTTGGATAGACTAAGCACATATGATAAGTTATCAGCGGGAATGAGATGCATAGCTAACGGTTCAAAATTTATTGTAACTAATATGGATAGATTATGGCCATCAAAAGACGGATTGAAATTAGGGGCTGGAGCACTAGCTTCCTCTATCATCTATGCGTTAAATAAACAACCTGATTTTATTGCAGGAAAACCAAATAAATGGATTATTGAAGTGGCAATGGAAATAAGTAATATAAAAGATCTTTCTAGAGTTCTTGTAATAGGAGACCAATTAGAAACTGACATAAAGATGGGAAATGAAATTGGAGCAGATACTATTTTAGTATTAACTGGAATTTCCAAGAAAGAAGATGTAGAAAAGTCTGGAATAAAACCTAAACTCATTGTAGAGAATTTAACATCTTTAATTTAG
- a CDS encoding DUF2070 family protein — protein sequence MDSEKLTRKYYSDYSKVLSIPSLKVLISINAIETALIFLRGLEIGLLFFYSFIIYFAYVLLIFWKRTKTSLVMTLVFSIIYLIFSFLPISYIFAFGAFIPLINYPLLLDHGEKASFILSLFSGLIPSIVLFRITFLGVIYVLIIGLVSLIYVYEINRKGNKIIGIPSLNVIRPFLRAVSYKKDEDLENFLEKISVPTIINIATFKIGDMYFVLPQIHFGMYGNIGSSKFPYQVEEYLKNAIVFHTPGSHELDLPSSRESRRVVEEVLKTKLDKIYFTGIESQNIGDFNITSIRFDKASISFVQRPNKGIDDLPGGLWRDIALTKNFLVDCHNETLTDEIGKREYTQLRDFVRTTKIKPKSDLQLGYSETIVNCEGLCKNLARVVTLIDKSSRQKLSLIYIYANNACHGLKDKIYEKLSDLVDYPILVTPDDHSCTASNFGNLYQPATVCDDLIEKARSLVIESIKNAKDVSDVEFGMIKVKTRVLGKIISSMVEGLEKVGSFTLKTFWIPIIIPYVILFILLLADSIIKF from the coding sequence GTGGATTCAGAAAAACTTACTAGAAAATATTATTCTGACTACTCTAAAGTGCTATCAATACCTAGCCTAAAAGTATTAATATCCATCAATGCTATAGAGACTGCATTAATTTTTCTTAGAGGATTAGAAATAGGCTTATTATTCTTTTATTCGTTCATAATCTACTTTGCATACGTTCTATTAATATTTTGGAAAAGAACAAAAACATCTTTAGTTATGACATTAGTATTTTCAATAATATACTTGATATTTTCTTTCCTTCCGATATCATACATATTTGCCTTTGGTGCATTTATCCCATTAATTAATTATCCGCTACTATTAGATCACGGAGAGAAAGCTTCATTCATTCTTTCATTATTTTCTGGACTTATACCATCAATTGTACTTTTTAGAATAACTTTTCTTGGTGTAATTTATGTTCTTATTATAGGTTTGGTATCATTAATCTACGTTTACGAAATTAATAGAAAAGGAAATAAAATAATAGGCATTCCTTCTTTGAACGTAATAAGGCCATTTTTGAGAGCGGTAAGCTATAAAAAAGATGAAGATTTAGAAAACTTTCTAGAAAAAATATCTGTGCCTACTATAATAAATATAGCTACGTTTAAAATAGGTGACATGTACTTTGTTCTTCCTCAAATTCATTTCGGAATGTATGGAAATATAGGAAGTTCAAAATTTCCATATCAAGTAGAAGAATATTTAAAAAATGCTATAGTATTTCATACTCCAGGTAGTCATGAATTAGATTTGCCATCAAGCAGAGAATCTAGAAGAGTAGTTGAAGAAGTTTTAAAAACAAAATTAGATAAAATCTATTTTACTGGAATAGAAAGTCAAAATATTGGTGATTTTAACATAACATCAATAAGATTTGATAAAGCTTCTATTTCTTTTGTTCAAAGACCAAATAAAGGTATAGATGATTTGCCTGGTGGACTATGGAGAGATATAGCATTAACTAAAAATTTTCTAGTAGATTGTCACAATGAAACATTAACAGACGAAATAGGAAAAAGAGAATACACTCAATTAAGAGACTTTGTTAGAACCACTAAAATAAAACCTAAATCAGACTTACAATTGGGATATTCAGAAACTATAGTTAACTGCGAAGGATTATGCAAAAATTTAGCTAGAGTAGTAACTCTAATAGATAAATCTAGTAGACAAAAATTATCCTTAATTTATATTTATGCAAATAATGCTTGCCATGGATTAAAAGATAAAATTTATGAGAAATTATCTGATTTAGTAGATTATCCCATACTAGTTACGCCTGATGATCATAGCTGTACTGCGAGTAATTTTGGAAATCTATATCAACCGGCAACAGTGTGTGATGATCTAATAGAAAAAGCTAGATCATTAGTTATAGAATCTATAAAGAATGCTAAAGATGTAAGTGATGTAGAGTTCGGAATGATCAAAGTAAAAACTAGAGTTCTAGGAAAAATTATATCTTCAATGGTAGAAGGTTTAGAAAAAGTAGGAAGTTTTACACTAAAAACCTTCTGGATACCAATAATAATACCTTACGTAATTCTTTTTATATTATTACTTGCTGATAGCATTATCAAATTCTGA